Proteins from a single region of Chryseobacterium scophthalmum:
- a CDS encoding dicarboxylate/amino acid:cation symporter, translating to MKEVLKNYSGILLLLIGITVGSIIGIVAPQIVEFIKPLGDIFLNLLFVSVVPLVFFAVSNSIASLEQESKFGKILLIMSFTFLFFILTAALFTIGTVYLFPVSSISGSTELIAEATKEENWGDRIVSFFTVGEFTELFSRKNMLALLIFAFLTGFAARKSGESGKPFRVFIASGYEVMKELLIMIMKIAPIGLGAYFAYQVATLGPQLFGFYAKPLGLYYVAGIIYFFVFFTLYAFMANGQNGIKSFWKNAILPTLTALSTCSSFATMPTNLVAASKIGIPSSIANLVIPIGTTLHKNGSSMSSIIKIYVAFQIIGRDFFEPSNLLLALGITVFVSIVAGGIPNGGYIGEMLMISVYSLPQEAIPAVIIIGTLVDPLATVLNAVGDIVAAMFVNRFVKV from the coding sequence ATGAAAGAAGTTTTAAAAAACTATTCCGGAATTTTGCTTTTACTTATTGGAATTACCGTAGGAAGCATTATCGGTATTGTGGCACCACAAATCGTGGAATTTATAAAACCGCTTGGTGATATTTTTCTTAATCTTCTTTTTGTAAGTGTTGTTCCACTTGTATTTTTTGCCGTTTCCAATTCTATTGCTTCTCTTGAGCAGGAATCTAAGTTTGGTAAAATTCTTTTAATAATGTCTTTTACATTCTTATTCTTCATACTGACTGCTGCCCTTTTCACCATTGGTACGGTGTACCTTTTTCCCGTTTCATCGATATCAGGAAGTACAGAATTGATTGCAGAAGCCACCAAAGAAGAAAACTGGGGTGATAGAATTGTAAGCTTTTTTACCGTAGGTGAGTTTACAGAATTGTTTTCACGAAAAAATATGTTGGCTCTTCTTATTTTTGCCTTCCTCACCGGTTTTGCAGCCAGAAAATCAGGTGAAAGCGGAAAACCTTTCAGAGTTTTTATTGCTTCAGGCTATGAAGTAATGAAAGAACTTCTTATCATGATCATGAAAATTGCACCCATCGGTTTGGGAGCCTACTTTGCTTACCAAGTTGCCACATTAGGACCTCAGCTTTTTGGTTTTTATGCTAAACCACTTGGCTTATATTACGTTGCAGGAATTATTTACTTCTTTGTATTTTTCACACTTTATGCATTTATGGCAAACGGACAAAACGGAATTAAAAGTTTCTGGAAAAACGCCATTCTTCCTACCTTAACCGCTTTAAGTACATGCAGCAGTTTTGCAACAATGCCCACGAATTTAGTAGCTGCATCAAAAATCGGAATTCCAAGTTCGATTGCCAATTTGGTGATACCGATTGGAACGACATTGCATAAAAACGGTTCGTCGATGTCTTCGATTATTAAAATATATGTGGCTTTTCAGATTATCGGGAGAGATTTTTTTGAACCTTCCAATCTTTTATTGGCTTTAGGGATCACTGTTTTTGTAAGTATCGTTGCCGGAGGAATTCCGAATGGCGGTTATATTGGCGAAATGCTGATGATTTCTGTATACAGTTTACCACAGGAAGCCATTCCTGCAGTTATTATTATCGGGACTTTGGTAGATCCATTGGCAACAGTTTTAAATGCTGTTGGAGATATTGTAGCGGCGATGTTTGTGAATCGGTTTGTGAAGGTCTGA
- a CDS encoding ABC transporter permease, translated as MKFPLYFSRKIAFSKDNKNNLSRVIIFIGRLSVALGIIVSLITVSTGLGSKKAIKERLGDFSGHITVRSTKSNSSYNTSVLDNQGLDIKSIKAFPDVATVQGYAMVTGIMRNEHSFAGIIFKGVGKDFDSLRFKKFLTAGKTPFLNGEGYNNGVVISEKIANDLHLKVNDSIVTVFSKADQKPIYRNFEVVGIYKTDIKMIDDQFVVGDINHVRRIMDMKPDEIGGLDVFFKNINNIDEDFPQVEKFIGYKNYAEKATDKYPQINDWIGLFDTNIGIIISIMLLVVIINIIMVLLILIIERTNSIGLLKTLGATNGQIRATFINYTLIIMVPGLLYGNLIGLGLLITQKYTGIIKLNPANYYVSVVPVDLNPWIIISISVGILIISGMALVIPSYLISKISPVKAIKYN; from the coding sequence TTGAAATTTCCATTATATTTCTCCCGAAAAATAGCGTTTTCCAAAGATAACAAAAATAACCTTTCTCGGGTTATCATCTTCATCGGCAGACTGTCTGTGGCTTTGGGAATTATCGTTTCGCTCATCACTGTTTCTACAGGATTGGGTTCAAAAAAAGCGATTAAAGAAAGACTGGGAGATTTCAGCGGTCATATTACGGTACGATCTACCAAATCAAATTCATCTTACAATACTTCAGTTCTAGATAATCAGGGATTAGATATTAAAAGTATTAAGGCATTTCCCGATGTTGCTACAGTTCAGGGATATGCAATGGTAACCGGAATTATGCGTAACGAACATAGTTTTGCCGGAATTATTTTCAAAGGTGTCGGTAAAGATTTTGACAGTTTACGATTTAAAAAATTCCTGACTGCCGGAAAAACCCCCTTCTTAAATGGCGAAGGTTATAATAACGGCGTTGTTATTTCAGAAAAAATTGCCAATGACCTTCATCTGAAAGTGAATGACAGCATCGTTACTGTTTTTTCAAAAGCTGATCAAAAACCAATTTACAGAAATTTTGAAGTCGTGGGAATTTACAAAACCGACATCAAGATGATTGATGATCAGTTTGTAGTAGGTGACATCAATCACGTAAGAAGAATTATGGATATGAAGCCTGATGAAATCGGGGGACTGGATGTATTCTTTAAAAACATTAATAATATCGATGAAGATTTTCCGCAGGTTGAAAAATTTATCGGCTATAAAAATTACGCAGAAAAAGCAACTGATAAATATCCGCAAATCAATGACTGGATCGGGCTTTTCGACACCAATATCGGGATTATTATTTCGATTATGCTTTTGGTAGTAATCATCAACATCATTATGGTATTGCTGATTTTAATTATTGAAAGAACCAACTCGATTGGTTTGCTAAAAACTTTAGGCGCAACCAACGGACAGATTCGTGCGACTTTTATCAATTATACTTTGATTATTATGGTTCCCGGACTTTTGTATGGAAACCTCATCGGTCTTGGACTTTTAATTACCCAAAAATACACAGGAATTATTAAATTAAATCCTGCCAATTATTACGTAAGCGTTGTTCCTGTAGACCTTAATCCGTGGATCATTATTTCTATTTCGGTAGGGATCTTAATTATTTCCGGAATGGCTTTGGTGATCCCAAGTTATCTGATCAGTAAAATTTCTCCTGTAAAAGCGATTAAGTATAATTAG
- a CDS encoding DUF779 domain-containing protein, producing the protein METNKISRLSVTEKALELIWELEKKHGDLMFYQAGGCCEGTQPQCFEKGGYFPRMNDAMIGTINGHEFWIDRDLFEYWKYSHFTLDILEGFGPGGFSLETPLGKTFKVHYRLFTLEELGNLEDVRRSE; encoded by the coding sequence ATGGAAACAAATAAAATATCAAGACTTTCAGTAACAGAAAAAGCTTTAGAGCTGATTTGGGAATTAGAAAAAAAACATGGTGATTTGATGTTTTATCAAGCAGGAGGCTGTTGCGAGGGAACACAGCCACAATGTTTTGAAAAAGGCGGCTACTTCCCAAGAATGAATGACGCTATGATAGGAACCATCAATGGACATGAATTTTGGATCGACCGTGATCTTTTCGAATATTGGAAATATTCTCATTTTACATTAGATATTTTAGAAGGTTTCGGACCGGGCGGATTTTCCCTTGAAACTCCTTTAGGCAAAACGTTTAAAGTTCATTACAGATTGTTCACGCTTGAAGAACTTGGAAATCTTGAGGATGTAAGACGAAGTGAATAA
- a CDS encoding exo-beta-N-acetylmuramidase NamZ family protein has protein sequence MNLNFKIKTLVLICLIFLGVFSQYYSQTSNKEGFKTGADQPEKYLGLLKNKKVAVVTNQTGLVTRVKYYNAAKDPSTGCAKAMKIDTLSIVDFLVENKIDVKSIFAPEHGFRGDADAGEKVKNGVDVKTGIPIVSLYGNNKKPKPEQLKGIDVVVFDIQDVGVRFYTYISTLTYLMEAAAENNVEIMVLDRPNPHDGYIDGPVLKKKWESFVGMHEVPVVYGLTIGEYGKMVNGEKWLKNGVQAKYTLIEMKNYHKKKRYAILDKPSPNLPNDKSINLYPSLCFFEGTQVSVGRGTDLPFQVYGSPWTKDLPYQFTPKPNFGAKDPFLNGKLCYGENLSDHSKNLQEINLEWLIKAYKNYKNPQQDFFLKNLFFDTLAGSDELRKQIVSGKSEREIKSSWKSDLEKFEKIRKKYIVYQD, from the coding sequence ATGAATTTAAATTTCAAAATTAAAACATTAGTTCTTATTTGCCTAATTTTTTTAGGAGTATTCAGTCAATATTATTCTCAGACATCAAATAAAGAGGGTTTTAAAACCGGTGCAGACCAACCGGAAAAATATCTTGGACTTCTAAAAAATAAAAAAGTTGCGGTAGTAACCAACCAGACTGGGCTTGTAACAAGAGTGAAATATTATAATGCAGCAAAAGATCCTTCGACAGGTTGTGCAAAAGCAATGAAGATAGATACTTTAAGTATTGTTGATTTTTTAGTTGAAAATAAAATCGATGTCAAATCTATTTTTGCACCTGAACATGGTTTCAGAGGAGATGCAGATGCAGGCGAAAAAGTGAAAAACGGAGTAGACGTGAAGACAGGAATTCCTATAGTTTCTCTTTACGGAAATAATAAAAAACCAAAACCGGAACAATTAAAAGGTATTGATGTTGTTGTTTTCGACATTCAGGATGTTGGAGTAAGATTTTATACGTACATCTCAACTTTAACATATTTGATGGAAGCTGCAGCCGAAAATAATGTAGAAATTATGGTTCTGGACCGACCAAATCCTCACGACGGATATATTGACGGACCAGTTTTAAAGAAAAAATGGGAAAGCTTTGTCGGGATGCATGAAGTTCCTGTTGTGTACGGTTTAACCATCGGTGAATACGGAAAAATGGTAAACGGTGAAAAATGGTTAAAAAACGGAGTTCAGGCAAAATATACTTTGATTGAAATGAAGAATTATCACAAGAAAAAGCGCTATGCAATTTTAGATAAGCCTTCGCCCAATTTACCGAATGATAAATCAATTAACTTATACCCAAGCTTATGTTTTTTTGAAGGAACGCAAGTTTCTGTAGGACGAGGAACTGATCTTCCGTTTCAGGTGTATGGTTCACCATGGACAAAAGATCTGCCTTACCAGTTTACTCCAAAACCAAATTTTGGAGCAAAAGACCCTTTTCTGAATGGGAAGTTATGCTATGGAGAAAATCTTTCAGATCATTCTAAAAACTTGCAAGAAATCAATCTGGAATGGTTGATCAAGGCGTATAAAAATTACAAAAACCCTCAACAAGATTTCTTCCTTAAAAATCTTTTCTTTGATACTTTAGCAGGAAGCGATGAGCTGAGAAAACAAATTGTCTCGGGCAAATCTGAAAGAGAAATTAAATCTTCCTGGAAATCAGATTTAGAGAAATTTGAAAAAATAAGAAAGAAATATATTGTTTATCAAGATTAA
- the adhP gene encoding alcohol dehydrogenase AdhP has product MIPKTMKAAVVQGYGQPLKIMEVPVREPGRYEVLVKVIACGVCHTDLHAVDGDWPAKPKMPLIPGHEGVGIVVACGPEAHVKEGDAVGVPWLYSACGCCDYCITGWETLCEAQKNGGYSVDGGFAEYVIADSRYVGHLKSNVNFLEIAPILCAGVTVYKGLKETETKPGEWVAISGIGGLGHVAVQYAKAMGMHVAAIDVADDKLELAKKLGADLVVNAKNTDPGEYLHKEVGGMHGALITAVSPIAFKQGIDVLRRKGTIALNGLPPGSFELPIFETVLKRITVRGSIVGTRKDMQEALDFANEGLVKATVTAAKLEDINEVFDKMKAGQIDGRIVLDIAGSAN; this is encoded by the coding sequence ATGATTCCAAAAACAATGAAAGCCGCCGTAGTTCAAGGCTACGGACAGCCGTTAAAAATTATGGAAGTTCCGGTAAGAGAACCCGGAAGATATGAAGTATTGGTAAAAGTAATCGCCTGTGGTGTTTGTCATACCGATTTGCATGCAGTAGACGGAGATTGGCCTGCAAAACCAAAAATGCCATTAATTCCCGGTCATGAAGGAGTAGGAATTGTAGTGGCTTGCGGACCGGAAGCTCACGTAAAAGAAGGAGATGCAGTAGGAGTTCCTTGGTTGTATTCAGCTTGTGGATGTTGTGATTACTGCATTACAGGATGGGAGACATTGTGTGAAGCTCAGAAAAATGGTGGGTATAGTGTAGATGGAGGTTTTGCAGAATATGTGATTGCCGATTCAAGATATGTAGGACATTTAAAATCAAATGTCAACTTCTTGGAAATTGCACCGATTCTTTGCGCTGGAGTGACTGTTTATAAAGGCTTAAAAGAAACAGAAACAAAACCCGGAGAATGGGTTGCAATCTCAGGAATAGGCGGATTAGGACATGTTGCAGTTCAGTATGCAAAAGCAATGGGAATGCACGTTGCAGCAATTGATGTAGCGGATGATAAATTAGAATTAGCAAAAAAATTAGGAGCAGATTTAGTGGTCAATGCAAAAAACACAGATCCTGGAGAGTATTTACATAAGGAAGTCGGCGGAATGCACGGCGCATTGATCACGGCTGTTTCGCCTATAGCTTTTAAACAGGGGATCGACGTTCTCAGAAGAAAAGGAACCATTGCTTTGAATGGTCTTCCTCCAGGTTCGTTTGAACTTCCGATATTTGAGACCGTTCTTAAAAGAATTACCGTAAGAGGTTCTATTGTTGGAACGAGAAAAGATATGCAGGAAGCATTAGATTTTGCCAATGAAGGTTTGGTAAAAGCAACTGTCACAGCAGCAAAATTAGAAGACATCAATGAAGTATTTGATAAAATGAAGGCCGGACAAATTGATGGCAGAATAGTCTTAGATATTGCTGGCTCAGCAAATTAG
- a CDS encoding DUF3575 domain-containing protein — translation MKYKIFIVALSLFSVININAQENQAEEIKSETDKKVYLKGNALFVPIGIINLGLEHQINQKITVQGDVFISPWKSFSGHELQYYSASIEGRYYFREAFEGWYLGANIGVSSFVLQKWNYWNDDPYPSKNEENVIYTNSNLYQKGYSFLAGITAGYQFRLSDNWRMDLYGTIGTSQDFYKGYDRVSGKRYDEKPYGYNRSGEIIPYRGGVMISYRLK, via the coding sequence TTGAAGTATAAAATTTTTATAGTTGCATTAAGTTTATTTTCAGTAATAAATATTAATGCACAGGAAAATCAGGCAGAAGAAATAAAATCTGAAACTGATAAAAAAGTATACCTAAAAGGAAATGCTTTATTTGTTCCTATCGGAATTATTAACTTAGGTTTAGAGCATCAAATAAATCAAAAAATAACAGTACAAGGAGATGTTTTTATTTCTCCCTGGAAGTCATTTTCTGGTCATGAGCTACAATATTATTCTGCATCGATAGAAGGAAGATATTATTTCAGAGAAGCATTTGAGGGATGGTATTTAGGTGCAAACATTGGCGTATCTTCTTTTGTTTTACAGAAATGGAATTACTGGAACGATGATCCATACCCAAGTAAAAATGAAGAAAATGTAATCTATACAAACTCAAATCTTTATCAAAAAGGATATTCTTTTTTAGCGGGAATCACTGCAGGTTACCAGTTTAGACTGTCAGATAACTGGAGAATGGATTTATATGGTACTATAGGAACTTCACAGGACTTTTACAAAGGATATGACAGAGTATCAGGAAAAAGATATGATGAAAAACCTTATGGTTACAACAGAAGCGGCGAAATAATTCCTTACAGAGGAGGAGTAATGATTTCTTACAGATTAAAATAA
- a CDS encoding PLP-dependent cysteine synthase family protein: MKYAENILETIGNTPLVKLNKVLGEDFPALVLAKVETFNPGNSVKDRMALKMIEDAEKDGRLKPGGTIIEGTSGNTGMGLALAAIIKGYKCIFVTNAKQSKEKCDILRAVGAEVIVCPTDVKPTDPRSYYSVSKRLAKETENGWYVNQYDNLSNRAAHYESTAPEIWEQTEGKLTHFVVGAGTGGTITGCGTFFKEKNSDIKVIGIDTYGSILKEIHETGEINLGNAYSYITEGIGEDILPENYDMSVIDHFEKVTDKDGAIYARKLAKEEGIFCGYSAGSAMAALVQMKDQFTKDDIVVVLLHDHGSRYVGKIYNDEWMKEMGWLD, encoded by the coding sequence ATGAAATACGCAGAAAATATACTCGAAACCATTGGAAATACCCCTCTTGTAAAGCTTAATAAAGTTTTGGGTGAAGATTTCCCGGCATTGGTTTTGGCAAAAGTAGAAACTTTCAACCCCGGAAATTCGGTAAAAGACAGAATGGCTCTGAAAATGATTGAAGACGCCGAAAAAGACGGAAGACTAAAACCTGGAGGAACCATTATTGAAGGGACTTCAGGAAACACAGGGATGGGATTGGCTTTGGCAGCCATCATCAAAGGCTACAAATGTATTTTTGTGACCAACGCTAAACAGTCAAAAGAAAAATGTGATATTCTTCGTGCCGTTGGAGCTGAAGTGATCGTTTGTCCTACAGACGTAAAACCTACAGACCCACGTTCTTATTATTCAGTTTCAAAAAGATTGGCAAAAGAAACGGAGAACGGATGGTACGTTAACCAATATGATAATTTATCAAACAGAGCTGCTCATTACGAGTCTACCGCTCCGGAGATCTGGGAACAAACGGAAGGAAAACTGACTCATTTCGTAGTTGGAGCCGGAACGGGCGGTACTATTACAGGTTGTGGAACCTTCTTTAAGGAGAAAAATTCTGACATCAAAGTAATTGGTATCGATACGTATGGTTCTATCTTAAAAGAGATCCACGAAACGGGAGAGATCAATCTAGGAAACGCTTACAGCTACATTACAGAAGGTATTGGTGAAGATATTCTTCCTGAAAACTACGATATGTCTGTGATCGATCATTTCGAAAAAGTGACCGATAAAGACGGTGCTATCTACGCAAGAAAACTGGCTAAAGAAGAAGGTATTTTCTGTGGATATTCTGCAGGAAGTGCAATGGCAGCTTTGGTTCAGATGAAAGATCAGTTCACAAAAGATGATATCGTTGTGGTACTTCTTCACGATCACGGTTCAAGATACGTTGGGAAGATCTACAACGATGAATGGATGAAAGAAATGGGCTGGTTAGACTAA
- a CDS encoding DnaJ C-terminal domain-containing protein — MAYIDYYKILGVDKSATQDDIKKAYRKQARKLHPDLNPNDKEAEKQFKELNEANEVLSNPENRAKYDKYGENWKHGEEYEKAQQQQRQQYQGGNYGGGFSGADFGEGEDFSDFFQSMFGGAGGGFGRSSRGSASGKFKGQDVQAELNLNLKDAATTHQQTFDINGKKVRITIPAGVYDGQQIKLKGHGNPGVNGGPSGDLYITFNINPDPNFERVGDDLKTKVTIDLYTAVLGGEVTVNTLDGSVNLKVKPGIQNGTTVRLKGKGFPVYKKEEQFGDLFATYDVKLPTDLTDKQKELFEQLKNS; from the coding sequence ATGGCTTATATAGATTATTATAAAATTTTAGGCGTAGACAAAAGCGCAACGCAGGACGATATTAAAAAAGCGTACCGAAAGCAGGCAAGAAAACTGCATCCAGACCTTAATCCGAACGACAAAGAAGCAGAAAAACAGTTTAAAGAGCTGAATGAAGCTAATGAAGTACTCAGTAATCCTGAGAATCGTGCCAAATACGATAAATACGGTGAAAACTGGAAGCATGGTGAAGAATACGAAAAAGCACAGCAACAGCAAAGACAGCAATATCAAGGCGGAAATTACGGCGGCGGATTTTCTGGTGCTGATTTCGGGGAAGGTGAAGATTTTTCAGATTTTTTCCAAAGTATGTTTGGCGGAGCAGGAGGAGGTTTCGGAAGAAGTTCGCGCGGAAGTGCTTCCGGAAAGTTTAAAGGTCAGGATGTTCAGGCTGAATTAAATTTAAACCTAAAAGATGCCGCAACAACTCATCAGCAAACTTTTGATATCAATGGTAAAAAAGTAAGAATTACGATTCCTGCAGGAGTTTATGACGGACAGCAAATAAAATTAAAAGGTCATGGAAATCCGGGTGTTAATGGCGGACCAAGTGGAGATTTGTACATTACTTTTAATATTAATCCGGATCCTAATTTTGAAAGAGTGGGAGATGATTTGAAAACTAAAGTGACGATAGATCTTTACACCGCAGTTTTAGGTGGCGAAGTTACTGTAAATACTTTGGACGGAAGTGTTAATCTGAAAGTAAAACCCGGAATCCAAAACGGAACAACGGTAAGATTAAAAGGAAAAGGCTTTCCGGTCTATAAAAAAGAAGAACAGTTCGGTGATCTGTTTGCAACCTATGATGTAAAATTACCGACTGATCTTACAGACAAGCAGAAAGAACTTTTTGAACAACTTAAAAATTCCTAA
- a CDS encoding aldehyde dehydrogenase family protein: protein MSTTTEQQSSTTLQWPEFKDQYNNYIDGKFTAPVNGQYFDVVSPVDGKVFTQAAHSSKEDLELAVNAAEKAFQTWKDTSSTERSIILNKIADKIEQNLEYIATVETIDNGKAVRETLAADIPLAVDHFRYFASVIRAEEGSHNELDKDTVSLIVHEPLGVIAQIIPWNFPILMAVWKLAPALAAGNCVVLKPAESTPVSILVLMELIGDLLPAGVVNIVNGFGAELGRALVTNPKVNKAAFTGSTATGRLVMQYATENIIPVTLELGGKSPNVFFSSVMDADDAFLDKAIEGAVLFALNQGEICTCPSRLLVQEDIADAFIAKVIERVKAIKVGNPLDKTVMMGAQASKIQKDKILSYIKLGKEEGAEVLVGGDVNHVGEGLDEGYYIQPTIFKGNNRMRIFQEEIFGPVLAFTTFKDEEEGIKIANDTIYGLGAGVWTRDAHQLYNVPRQIQAGRVWVNQYHSYPAGAPFGGYKQSGIGRENHKMMLDHYRQTKNMLISYNKNKLGFF from the coding sequence ATGAGCACAACAACAGAACAACAATCATCTACCACTTTACAGTGGCCGGAGTTTAAAGATCAATACAATAATTATATTGACGGAAAGTTTACAGCACCGGTTAACGGGCAGTATTTTGATGTAGTTTCGCCGGTTGACGGAAAAGTTTTCACTCAGGCAGCTCACTCATCAAAAGAAGATTTAGAATTAGCAGTAAATGCAGCAGAAAAAGCATTCCAAACCTGGAAAGACACGTCATCTACAGAAAGAAGCATCATTCTGAATAAAATTGCCGATAAGATTGAGCAGAATTTAGAATATATCGCAACCGTTGAGACAATTGATAACGGTAAAGCAGTAAGAGAAACTTTAGCGGCAGATATTCCTTTGGCTGTTGACCATTTCAGGTATTTTGCATCGGTCATCCGAGCAGAAGAAGGTTCTCATAACGAATTAGATAAAGACACAGTTTCATTAATCGTTCATGAACCATTGGGCGTCATTGCACAAATTATTCCTTGGAATTTCCCAATTCTTATGGCGGTTTGGAAATTAGCTCCGGCTTTGGCAGCAGGAAATTGCGTAGTTTTAAAGCCTGCAGAAAGTACACCTGTCTCTATTTTGGTTTTAATGGAACTCATTGGCGATTTACTTCCGGCGGGAGTTGTGAATATCGTTAATGGTTTCGGAGCAGAATTAGGAAGAGCTTTAGTAACCAATCCAAAAGTAAACAAAGCAGCGTTTACAGGTTCTACAGCAACAGGTCGTTTGGTAATGCAGTATGCAACAGAAAATATCATTCCGGTGACTTTAGAATTGGGAGGTAAATCTCCAAACGTATTCTTCAGTTCGGTAATGGATGCAGACGATGCATTTTTAGACAAAGCAATTGAAGGAGCAGTGCTTTTCGCTTTAAATCAGGGTGAGATTTGTACTTGTCCGTCAAGATTATTGGTACAGGAAGATATTGCAGACGCTTTCATTGCAAAAGTTATCGAAAGAGTAAAAGCCATTAAAGTAGGAAATCCTTTAGATAAAACGGTAATGATGGGAGCTCAGGCTTCAAAAATTCAGAAAGATAAGATTCTATCTTATATCAAATTGGGTAAAGAAGAAGGCGCTGAAGTTTTAGTGGGTGGCGATGTAAATCATGTTGGAGAAGGTTTAGATGAAGGATATTACATTCAGCCGACTATTTTCAAAGGAAACAACAGAATGAGAATCTTCCAGGAAGAAATTTTCGGACCTGTTCTGGCGTTCACAACCTTCAAAGACGAAGAAGAAGGAATCAAAATCGCCAACGATACCATTTACGGATTGGGAGCAGGAGTTTGGACGAGAGATGCACACCAGTTGTACAATGTGCCGCGTCAGATTCAGGCGGGTAGAGTTTGGGTCAATCAATATCACTCATATCCTGCAGGAGCTCCGTTTGGAGGGTACAAACAGTCGGGTATCGGTAGAGAAAACCACAAAATGATGTTAGACCATTACCGTCAAACCAAAAACATGTTGATTTCATACAACAAAAACAAATTAGGATTCTTTTAA
- a CDS encoding helix-turn-helix domain-containing protein, whose translation MNDNKFLLNTPELKKESQLLNLVENQTLFNLNNCEFSIYETHKSAYGVKLHFDNIAFTAMLRGKKHMKLENKTNYFDYHPGESVLVAPGETMVIDFPDADETPSQCISLSLNPEFIENSLNHLNYNLPKVDETSTWNMQLDEYFLFNNQSLVSATNNIMRIAMDDNSQKDIMADFALKELLIRLMQTQARTMVEKNIAKNKSRIGFVVDYIKKNIHQKLSIDSIAKLAYVSKSNFFKMFKDELGTSPNDFILQERINRAKELLALNNSIKETAFQTGFSDTNYFTRVFKQLVGVTPKSYQNKIII comes from the coding sequence ATGAATGATAACAAGTTTTTATTAAATACTCCTGAATTAAAGAAGGAAAGCCAGCTTCTGAACTTGGTTGAAAACCAGACATTATTCAATCTAAATAATTGTGAATTCAGTATTTACGAAACCCACAAGTCTGCTTACGGCGTAAAACTGCACTTTGACAATATTGCATTCACAGCAATGCTTCGCGGTAAAAAGCATATGAAGCTGGAAAATAAGACCAATTATTTTGATTATCATCCCGGAGAAAGTGTTTTGGTCGCTCCCGGAGAAACCATGGTCATCGATTTTCCTGATGCAGACGAAACTCCTTCTCAATGTATTTCTTTAAGCTTAAACCCGGAATTTATTGAAAATTCTCTGAATCATCTCAACTACAATCTTCCAAAAGTAGACGAAACCTCAACATGGAATATGCAACTGGATGAATATTTTCTGTTTAATAATCAGTCTTTAGTTTCTGCCACAAACAATATTATGAGAATTGCGATGGATGATAATTCGCAGAAAGATATTATGGCAGATTTTGCTTTAAAAGAATTATTAATCAGGCTGATGCAAACTCAGGCAAGAACTATGGTAGAAAAAAATATTGCTAAAAATAAATCAAGAATCGGGTTTGTGGTAGATTATATCAAGAAAAATATTCACCAAAAACTTTCTATTGACAGCATTGCGAAATTGGCTTACGTAAGCAAATCTAATTTCTTTAAAATGTTTAAAGATGAACTGGGAACTTCGCCCAATGATTTTATTCTTCAGGAACGCATTAACAGGGCAAAAGAACTTTTAGCTTTAAATAACAGCATCAAGGAAACCGCTTTTCAAACCGGTTTTTCTGATACCAATTATTTCACACGGGTTTTTAAACAATTGGTTGGAGTAACGCCAAAAAGTTATCAGAATAAAATTATTATTTAG
- a CDS encoding chaperone modulator CbpM, which translates to MSERISREELVQIYNIEITFFDELVDSGLLNIETDNEIRYLMYEDLPTFERFANWHYDLEINLPGLEVINNMLQKMKNLNQVNRELMQKLSAINEKYEDI; encoded by the coding sequence ATGAGTGAAAGAATATCACGCGAAGAGCTCGTACAGATTTATAATATTGAAATTACTTTTTTTGATGAATTGGTAGATTCCGGCTTGCTTAATATAGAAACGGATAATGAAATTCGGTATCTGATGTACGAAGATCTTCCTACATTTGAGAGATTTGCCAATTGGCATTATGACTTAGAAATTAATCTTCCCGGTTTGGAAGTTATCAACAATATGCTTCAGAAAATGAAAAATTTAAATCAGGTCAACCGTGAATTAATGCAAAAACTTTCGGCAATAAATGAGAAATATGAAGATATTTAA